The following are encoded in a window of Sminthopsis crassicaudata isolate SCR6 chromosome 5, ASM4859323v1, whole genome shotgun sequence genomic DNA:
- the TMPPE gene encoding transmembrane protein with metallophosphoesterase domain, whose protein sequence is MIALRQLSLEAKAALAAAGVFFSMMVSRTYLSGNLEIGARRWLFRLQLALFANALMLIGSLYIWRSTVTALYRSPAVEGVCFWPWKAAILTFLGLAHSSFFTMLFLVAEEPYFFSMAAYSSLGAYIIMIFFLFILGCMEQGYQLLAWRGGRAGGSLDKSRKLVLKPVLAVVVTAVLSVIGLLNAAQPPAVKTVEVPVYQLPPSMNNLKIALLSDIHLGPTVGRTKMETFVRMVEALKPDITVIVGDLSDSEASVLRTAVEPLGRLYSRLGTYFVTGNHEYYTSDVNNWFELLKSLKVQPLHNENVKVTASGTTAAGGGRDWICLAGVDDIEADVLHYSGHGMDLNKALDGCSPDHVTVLLAHQPLAAKWALQARPDINLILSGHTHGGQIFPLNVGAYLLNPFFVGLYKVGQSTFVYVSPGTAYYGIPMRLGSRAEITEIILCSP, encoded by the coding sequence ATGATTGCCCTCAGACAGCTGTCCCTGGAAGCAAAGGCCGCTCTGGCTGCGGCCGGAGTCTTCTTCTCCATGATGGTCTCCCGCACCTACCTGTCGGGGAACCTGGAGATCGGGGCCCGGCGCTGGCTGTTCAGGCTGCAGTTGGCCCTGTTCGCCAACGCGCTGATGCTGATCGGCTCCTTGTACATCTGGAGGAGCACGGTCACTGCCCTCTACCGCTCCCCCGCCGTTGAGGGGGTCTGCTTTTGGCCCTGGAAGGCGGCTATCTTGACCTTCCTGGGCCTGGCCCACTCCAGTTTTTTCACAATGCTCTTCCTCGTGGCTGAGGAGCCCTACTTTTTCTCGATGGCGGCCTACTCTAGTCTGGGTGCttatattattatgattttctttctcttcatcctgGGCTGCATGGAGCAGGGTTACCAGCTCTTGGCCTGGAGGGGAGGCAGGGCCGGCGGAAGCCTTGACAAGAGCAGGAAGTTGGTCCTGAAGCCTGTCCTGGCAGTGGTTGTGACCGCCGTGCTCAGTGTGATCGGGCTCCTCAACGCCGCCCAGCCTCCGGCCGTGAAGACCGTCGAGGTGCCCGTTTACCAGCTGCCCCCATCCATGAACAATCTGAAGATCGCGCTGCTCTCGGACATCCACCTGGGCCCCACGGTGGGCAGGACCAAGATGGAGACGTTTGTGCGGATGGTGGAGGCCCTCAAGCCGGACATCACGGTGATTGTGGGGGACCTCTCGGACTCCGAGGCCTCTGTCCTCAGGACGGCCGTCGAGCCCTTGGGGCGGCTCTACTCCCGCCTCGGCACCTACTTTGTCACAGGGAACCACGAGTACTACACGTCCGACGTCAACAACTGGTTTGAGCTTCTCAAGTCCCTGAAGGTCCAGCCCCTCCACAACGAGAATGTGAAGGTCACCGCCTCGGGGACCACGGCAGCGGGGGGCGGGAGGGACTGGATCTGCCTGGCGGGCGTGGATGATATCGAGGCAGACGTCTTGCATTACTCTGGCCACGGCATGGACCTGAACAAGGCTTTGGACGGCTGTAGCCCCGACCACGTCACCGTCTTGCTGGCTCACCAGCCCCTGGCGGCCAAGTGGGCCCTGCAGGCCCGGCCGGACATTAACCTGATCCTTTCTGGCCATACCCACGGGGGGCAGATCTTCCCGCTGAATGTGGGAGCGTACTTGCTGAACCCCTTCTTTGTTGGGCTGTACAAAGTGGGGCAGAGTACCTTTGTGTATGTCAGTCCGGGGACAGCCTATTACGGGATCCCAATGAGACTGGGAAGCCGGGCAGAAATCACAGAGATCATCCTTTGCTCTCCCTGA